A window of the Lolium perenne isolate Kyuss_39 chromosome 7, Kyuss_2.0, whole genome shotgun sequence genome harbors these coding sequences:
- the LOC127318575 gene encoding uncharacterized protein — translation MDFARRAAAGADADDIYGMRIPSPDAHMTIDELRLELFHEGIREQVILAELAERWKLEAKFQRELSLYGGGASSSTHREPLDVPLSLSGALTSRRHIKDQIMESYELPWRRAASEEDAPIVGSKLCKNAISGMKRKRTAERTSLMCSICDTKCYCDQENIAALLGGGNGTEEKLHEKKALQLAHKSQKSVSRWMCIICDVNCESQFDLESHLGGRRHQDNIKALQGEGKGTEAKLHEKKEPQLADMNQIPVSRWMCSICNANCTSQSDLDSHLRSRRHQVQALQGEVKGTKPKLYEKNEPQLLDMNQKPSSRWMCSICKSTCTSQSDLESHLGGRRHQENIEALQGEGKGTGAKLYEKNASQLADMNQKPSPRWMCSICNANCKSQSNLESHLGGRRHQENIETLQGECKGTEVKLYEKKEPQLADMNQEPSSRWMCSICNANCTSQSNLENHLRGRRHQENIEALQGEGMGTEAKLYANNEAQLADMSQQPSARWMCNICNASCASQSNLESHLGGRRHQENIEALQGEGKGTEAKLYEKKELQFADMDQKPFSRWMCYICNANCTSQSNLESHLRGRRHQENIEDLQGEGIGTEAKLYEKNEPQVLGMSRKPSSRWMCNICNANCTSQSELASHLGGRRHQENIEALQGEGKGTKANLHKKKEFADKSQKSVSRWMCTICHVNCTSQSVLGSHFRGRRHQENIESLQGEGMGTEEKLHENKAPQFAYKNHKPVPGWVCSLCNADCASQSDLKSHLQGRRHERNLQAQA, via the exons ATGGATTTCGCCCGCCGAGCCGCCGCTGGTGCCGACGCCGACGACATCTACGGCATGCGCATCCCTTCTCCGGACG CACACATGACGATAGACGAACTCCGCCTGGAGCTCTTTCACGAGGGCATTCGCGAGCAAGTCATTCTGGCCGAACTTGCCGAGAGGTGGAAGCTGGAGGCCAAGTTCCAGCGTGAACTCAGCTTGTACGGTGGTGgcgcatcctcttcaacgcatcGGGAGCCGCTCGACGTGCCCCTGTCACTTTCAGGGGCATTGACGTCGAGACGGCACATTAAAGATCAGATCATGGAATCTTATGAACTGCCATGGCGCAGGGCGGCAAGCGAGGAGGATGCACCAATCGTTGGG TCTAAGCTGTGCAAAAACGCAATCTCTGGGATGAAGAGGAAACGGACTGCAGAAAGAACGTCCTTGATGTGCAGCATCTGTGACACGAAATGCTACTGTGACCAAGAGAACATAGCGGCTCTCCTGGGAGGAGGCAACGGAACTGAAGAGAAGCTGCATGAAAAGAAAGCACTGCAGCTTGCGCACAAGAGCCAGAAATCTGTCTCAAGATGGATGTGCATCATCTGCGATGTTAATTGCGAATCTCAATTTGACCTGGAGAGCCACCTCGGAGGCAGAAGGCACCAAGATAACATAAAAGCTCTCCAGGGAGAAGGCAAGGGAACTGAAGCGAAGCTGCATGAAAAGAAAGAGCCCCAGCTTGCGGACATGAACCAGATACCTGTCTCACGATGGATGTGCAGCATCTGCAATGCTAATTGCACATCTCAGTCTGACCTGGATAGCCACCTCAGAAGCAGAAGGCACCAAGTACAAGCTCTCCAGGGAGAAGTCAAGGGAACTAAACCGAAGCTGTATGAAAAGAATGAGCCCCAGCTTCTGGACATGAACCAGAAACCTTCCTCAAGATGGATGTGTAGCATCTGCAAATCTACTTGCACATCTCAATCTGACCTGGAGAGCCACCTCGGAGGCAGAAGGCACCAAGAGAACATAGAAGCTCTCCAGGGAGAAGGCAAGGGAACTGGAGCGAAGCTGTATGAAAAGAATGCATCCCAGCTTGCGGACATGAACCAGAAACCTTCCCCAAGATGGATGTGCAGCATCTGCAATGCTAATTGCAAATCTCAGTCTAACCTGGAGAGCCACCTCGGAGGCAGAAGGCACCAAGAGAACATAGAAACTCTCCAGGGAGAATGCAAAGGAACTGAAGTGAAGCTGTATGAAAAGAAAGAGCCCCAGCTTGCGGACATGAACCAGGAACCATCTTCAAGATGGATGTGCAGCATCTGCAATGCTAATTGTACATCTCAATCTAACCTGGAGAACCATCTCAGAGGCAGAAGGCACCAAGAGAACATAGAAGCTCTCCAGGGAGAAGGCATGGGAACTGAAGCGAAGCTGTATGCAAACAATGAGGCCCAGCTTGCGGACATGAGCCAGCAACCTTCTGCAAGATGGATGTGCAACATCTGCAATGCTAGTTGCGCATCTCAATCTAACCTGGAGAGCCACCTCGGAGGCCGAAGGCACCAAGAGAACATAGAAGCTCTCCAGGGAGAAGGCAAAGGAACTGAAGCGAAGCTGTATGAAAAGAAAGAGCTCCAGTTTGCAGACATGGACCAGAAACCTTTCTCAAGATGGATGTGCTACATCTGCAACGCTAATTGCACATCTCAATCTAACCTGGAGAGCCACCTCAGAGGCAGAAGGCACCAAGAAAACATAGAAGATCTACAGGGAGAAGGCATCGGAACTGAAGCGAAGCTGTATGAAAAGAATGAGCCCCAGGTTCTGGGCATGAGCCGGAAACCTTCCTCAAGATGGATGTGCAATATCTGCAATGCTAATTGCACATCTCAATCTGAACTGGCTAGCCACCTCGGAGGCAGAAGGCACCAAGAGAATATAGAAGCTCTCCAAGGAGAAGGCAAGGGAACTAAAGCAAATCTGCACAAAAAGAAAGAATTTGCGGACAAAAGCCAGAAATCTGTCTCAAGATGGATGTGCACCATCTGCCATGTTAATTGCACATCTCAATCTGTCCTCGGAAGCCACTTCCGAGGCAGAAGGCACCAAGAGAACATAGAATCTCTCCAAGGAGAAGGCATGGGAACTGAAGAGAAGCTGCATGAAAATAAAGCGCCCCAGTTTGCGTACAAGAATCATAAACCTGTCCCAGGATGGGTGTGCAGCCTCTGCAATGCTGACTGCGCATCTCAATCTGACCTCAAGAGTCACCTTCAAGGCAGAAGGCACGAAAGGAACTTGCAAGCCCAAGCTTAG
- the LOC127318576 gene encoding chorismate mutase 2, cytosolic, whose translation MAAHSLYSYLLLSNAITLLLVSPCCVGLGLDTVRDFLTREEDTIVFSLIERAKHPLNLPAYEEHAWFGPDGRRHNDSFAELFVRESEQIQAKAGRYQSQEEIPFFHSRVPFTLAPPYNFTTDLYPGAESVNVNDIIWGIYFNELLPLLAKNGDDGNYAVTAASDLACLQALSRRINYGRYVAEVKFRGDQQRYTALIGSKDKDALMKLLTSEAQENVVKRRVEKKAMVLGQDITLDGPTETGDTNSGQSSFKVAPSVVYKLYDQWVIPLTKNVEVDYLLHRLD comes from the exons ATGGCTGCGCACTCTCTTTACAGTTATCTCCTCTTGTCCAACGCGATCACACTGCTGCTCGTGTCCCCGTGCTGCGTGGGGCTTGGGCTTGACACGGTGAGGGACTTCCTCACCAGGGAGGAGGACACCATCGTCTTCAGCCTCATCGAGAGGGCCAAGCACCCGCTGAACCTCCCGGCCTACGAGGAGCACGCGTGGTTCGGCCCCGACGGTCGCCGGCACAACGATTCCTTCGCCGAGCTCTTCGTCCGGGAGTCCGAGCAGATCCAGGCCAAG GCTGGAAGGTACCAAAGCCAGGAGGAGATCCCTTTCTTCCATTCCAGAGTGCCCTTCACACTGGCACCTCCATACAACTTCACAACC GATCTGTATCCTGGGGCAGAATCTGTTAACGTGAATGATATCATATGGGGCATATATTTCAACGAACTGCTCCCTCTACTGGCCAAGAATGGTGATGATGGCAACTACGCTGTAACTGCTGCTTCAGATCTTGCATGCCTGCAG GCGCTGTCGAGGAGGATCAATTATGGGAGGTATGTCGCAGAAGTGAAGTTCAGAGGAGACCAGCAAAGATACACAGCTTTAATTGGCTCGAAG GACAAGGATGCTCTGATGAAACTGTTGACATCAGAAGCCCAAGAGAATGTGGTGAAGAGGAGGGTAGAGAAGAAAGCCATGGTGTTAGGCCAAGATATAACTTTGGATGGACCAACTGAGACCGGTGACACGAACAGTGGTCAATCCAGTTTTAAAGTTGCACCTTCAGTAGTTTATAAACTCTATGATCAATGGGTTATCCCATTGACCAAAAATGTGGAGGTTGATTACCTGCTCCATCGTCTCGATTGA